GTGGATACCGCCGGGATGACTTCCCTCAGCCCAATGCACTGAAAAGAACTCACGAATTTCCCGCAGGATTTTATCAAAATCCCGCGTTTTATAGCCGTTACCCGCTTTAACGGTATTGCCATGCATCGGGTCCGTACTCCAGACCACTGAGCGCCCTTCCGCCTGCACAGCGCGCACTAAAGCCGGTAGCTTTTCACCCAGGGTATCGGCACCCATCCGGGTGATCAAGGTGAGGCGACCCGCATCATTCTCAGGATTAAGTTTATCGATCAAACGCAACAACTCATCCGGCTGCATATTGGGGCCAACTTTCACCCCAATCGGATTGCAAACGCCAGAAAGAAACTCCACATGAGCACCATCCAGCTGTCGTGTGCGCTCACCAATCCACAACATATGTGCAGAGCAGTCATACCACTTACCAGTGAGGCTATCGGTGCGAGTCAGCGCTTGCTCATATTCGAGTAGAAGTGCTTCGTGAGAGGTATAGAGTACCGTCTCACGAATTGCGGGGGTGTTTTCAGAGGTAACACCACAGACCGCCATAAATTCTAAAGCTTCCTGAAGGCGCTCAGCTAACTGGGCGTACTTCTCCCTCTGTGGATTATTTTTCAGGAAGCTGAGATTCCATTTGTGCACCTGATGCAGATCGGCCAATCCCCCCTGGGCGAAAGCTCGCAGTAGGTTCAGGGTTGCTGCCGATTGGTTATAAGCAGTTACCATCCGCTGAGGGTCAGGTATGCGCGCTTCAGCGGTAAAATCAATGCCGTTGATAATATCGCCACGGTAGCTGGGCAGTTCTACTCCGTTCACCGTCTCGGTGTTCGCCGAACGGGGTTTGGCATACTGGCCGGCCATTCTCGCAACTTTCACCACCGGCAGGTTACCGGCAAAGGTGAGCACGACAGCCATCTGCAACAATACCTTGAAAGTATCGCGAATACGGTTTGCATTGAAATCGGCAAAAGATTCAGCACAATCACCGCCCTGTAAAAGGAAGGCTTTCCCCTCGGCAACTTGAGCCAATTGACGGCGCAGCTCGCGAGCCTCTGCCGCAAAAACCAGGGGCGGATGACCAGAGAGCTGTTTAGCCACCTGGGCAACATCTTCGGCAGACGTGTATTGGGGCTGTTGATGTGCGGTGAAGTTTCGCCAGCTCTGGGGGGTCCAAATTTGGGTGGGGGATTCGGGCACTGGGACTCCTAGCTCAACTTCCATCTTTCACTCTTACTTCTAAAGGATAAATCTTAAGGGTGAGCATATTGCTCACCCCCAAATGTGCCGAAATTACAGCACGCTGGCAACGGCCTTGCAGAAGTATTCCATATTATTGGAGCTCAGGCCGGCAATACTGATTCGGCTAGAGTCCACCATATAAATGGAATAGTCTTTTTGTAGCTGCTGTACCTGTTCGGGATTGATACCCAGGAATGAGAACATCCCTTTCTGCTGGCGGATAAAGCCAAACTCACCGGCAGCGCCCGCTGCGGCGAGCCCTTCTACCAATCCAGCACGCAAACCGTTAATACGCTCGCGCATTTCGGTCAGCTCAGCTTCCCAGTTCGCTTTCAGTCCCGCATCAGTAAGAATAGATTCTACAATGGCAGCACCGTGGGAAGGTGGCATTGAATAGTTGCCACGAATAGCGCTCAGCATCTGGCTATGGCCTTTATCGGCAGCTTCACCATTCGCATAAATCACCATAGCCAGGCCAACACGTTCGCGATAGAGGCCAAAATTTTTCGAGCAGGAAGCCGCAACCAGCATTTCTGGAACAGATTCAGCCATCAAACGCAGGCCGTAGGCATCATCTTCCAGGCTCTCGCCAAAGCCCTGATAGGCCATATCGATAAACGGCGTGAAGCCCTGCTTTTGCGCCATTTCCGCCAACACTTTCCACTGCTCACGGGACAGGTCCGCACCACAGGGGTTATGACAGCAAGCGTGGAAAAGAACAACGTCGCCCTCTCCCACATCCTTCAGAGTCTCGACCATTTTGTCGAACTGCAGACTGCTGGTAGCGCGGTCGTAGTAGGGGTAGCTCTTGATTTGCAAACCCGCATTACCCAGAAGCGGCACATGGTTAGCCCAAGTGGGGTCACTCACCCACACGATTGCCCCGGCTTTGGCGCGATTAATCAATTCCGCCAGAACTCTTAAAGCACCACATCCACCGGGAGTTTGAGCTGAGCGAACGCGACCGCCCACCAACGCGGGGTGCCCGGCACCCAGTACCAGCTCCTGCATGGCGGTGCTGAAACCCGGAGTTCCGGCCGGGCCGATATAGGCCTTGGTTTCCTCACCCTGTAATAGGCGGGTTTCGGCTTCCTTAACGGCTTGCAAGACAGCGGTATGGCCTGCCTCATCTTTGTAAACGCCCACACCGAGATCAATTTTGCTGGGGTTTTCATCCGCGCGGTAGCTGGCCAAAAGGCCTAAAATCGGATCTGGCGGAAGGCTGTTTAAATGCTCAAACATCTGAAAACTCCTCTTAGTTATCTCATTTATTCATCAACGAGGCCGCGCTCAGACCATTCCTTCGCGCGCACCATTAACTTATCAATAATGCTATCCAGTTGTTCCCGCTCCTCAGTGGATAGGGATGCCATCAAGTCATTCTCGTACTGATGGGCCAGCGGTACTATGCGGGCATAAATATCACGCCCCAGCTCCGACAGGTTCAGCACTTGCCGGCGCCGGTCACCGGGATCTTCACTGCGTGTAATGTAGTCATTCTTTAACAGGGACGAGACGGCCCGACTGATTGCCACCTTGTCCATCGCCGTCTGCTCAACCAGCTCGGCGGCGGATAAATCGGGAAAACGGCCCAGAATTGCCATAACCCGCCAAGCAGGAATGGTGAGGTGGAAGCGCGCACCATAAGCTTGCGCAATAGCATTACTCACTCGGTTGGAAAGTACCGAGAGGCGGTAGGGTAAGAACTTTTCGAGGCGCAGCTCGTCGTTCTCAACAACGGTGGGTCGCGTGTTTTGTTCGATTGTCATAGCTGCCCTCAAACCTGCCTGCTCGGGTGTCCCGGTTGTACCTGATACTCAATTTAACTAACATTGGTTTCAATTGTAACCACTATCGGCACAAATACTTTCTGGAAAAGTTACCGGGCCATACGAAAAAATGGCCGGACAGTATAGGTTTTTTTGCACCATATTTGCGAACTAATTGGGTCTATGGCGCAAGAAATTTGCGTATAAGTGGCGCTGAGATGCTCAATTTTTCGCCACCCCTTCGAACCACCCGCACAGAAGCGAGGCCACGCCATGAAACAGTGGATCAGCTTTCCGCGAACGGAAGGAAATACAAGCCGCCAAGCCCATGCAGATTTCCCTCCCAACAGCTTTGAAAGGGAAATGGGCAAAGAGGGTTTTTTTGGGCCCTGCACCCACTTCTATCACCGCCATCCCCCCACCGGCTGGAGCCAGTTCGAAGGTCCACTGCGTCCCCACGCTTTTGATGCCACGCAAATGAAGCACAAAGGAACAAGCCCCTGGGATCAAAAGCCGATCCTGCGAAACCAGGATAGCCAGGTCGCCCTCTGGACCTGCCGGGAGCCTATGGATCATCTGGTGCGCAACGCTGACGGCGACCAACTCCTGTTTATACACAATGGGAGTGGCGACTTGTTCTGTGATTTCGGCCATCTCTCTATTCGCGATGGCGACTATATCCTGCTGCCCCGCGGCACCTTATGGCGCCTGACGCCGACAGAGGATGAGCCGCTGGAACTATTGATGGTAGAGGCGATAGGTAGCCATTTTCAGCTCCCCGAAAAAGGCATCCTTGGCCCCAATGCAATTTTTGACCAGGCGATGCTGGATGTGCCTCGTATAGATAAAGCCTTTCTCGATCAACAGGGCGATGATGAGTGGCGGGTTGTAGTTAAAGCCCGGCAACAGCTGTCGACCATTACCTACCCCTTCAACCCACTGGACGCCTGTGGTTGGACTGGGGACAACCTAACCGTTCGTATCAACTGGCGCGATATACGCCCGCTGATGAGCCACCGCTACCATCTACCCCCTTCGGCTCATACCACCTTTGTCGCACAAGGTTTTGTTGTAGCGACTTTTGTACCTCGCCCGATTGAGAGTGACCCGGGCGCACTCAAAGTCCCCTTCTTTCACAACAATGATGACTTTGATGAACTCATCTTCTATCACCGCGGTGACTTCTTTAGCCGCGACAATATTCATCCGGGGATGCTTACCCTCCACCCCATGGGATTCACCCACGGCCCCCACCCCAAGGCATTTGCTACCGGGGCCCGGCATGCGCGCAAGGAAACCGATGAAGTTGCTGTAATGATCGACAGCCGCACCCCCTGGGATATTCTCCCGGATGCCCATGCCGTGGAGCTAACAGATTATGTAAACTCCTGGAAGCCAAAGTGAATACAGCGCATCCAGACAACACCAAAAAGGCTGACATTCAAACAGCCAAACGCCAAAACAAAGAAAAGGAAAGAGAATGGACCTTTACGGATACTTTCGCTCATCCGCCAGCTACCGAGTGCGTATCGGGCTCAATTTGAAAGGCCTGGAATACGAGTATCACCCGGTAAACCTGCTCAAGGGAGATCAGCACGGAGACGACTACCGCACGTTGAATCCACACGGGCTACTGCCAACCCTGAATGATGGCGAAACCAGTCTCACCCAATCCCTCGCCATTTTGGAATGGCTGGATGAAACCCACCCAGAACCAGCGCTACTTCCAAAAGCGCCTGAGGCCCGCGCACATATCCGCGCGCTCGCGCAAAGTATTGCCAGCGATATTCAACCTATACAGAACCTCAGGGTTCTGCAGTACCTCCAGGCTGAACTCAAAGTCAGTGATGAGCAAAAAACTCAATGGATTCAGCACTGGATACACCTGGGCTTCTCCGCGCTGGAGAAGCAATTAAGACCCTCGCCTTTCGCCGCTGGAGACAATCCAGGGTTGTTCGAGTGTTGCTTACTCCCGCAAGTATACAGTGCGGAACGCTTTGGCCTGGATATGACCCAGTACCCCAAAATCCAGAAAATCACAGACGCTTGCAATGAACTGCCGGCCTTTATTAAAGCCCACCCCTCAGAACAACCCGACTGTATTGTGTAGTACTCTTTTATGGATGCCTGGTCTCATCGGGCATCCTTCATACACTCGAAAATTTCACTACTTGCCACATGTCATTGGCTGTGGTTAATATCTCTATCCAAACTTGAAAATAACTCGAATAATAATATTCCCCACTGCTGTAGCTAATCAGCCGAGGTCATCAATATGAACTCCCAAGACCAGATCTCCCCCAAAGAAAAAGAAGTCATTAAGCATGTCAAGAAGCTGAAGAGCTTTTACCAACACCTAATCACCTATTTATTAGTTATCTCGGGACTAGTAATTGCCAACTTAATACTCGCCCCCGGATACTTATGGTCACTCTGGGCGGCATTTGGCTGGGGTATAGGGCTCGCCTCCCATGCAATTAGCACCTTCAATTTATTTAATTTCTTTGGTGAAGATTGGGAGAGAAAGCAGATAGATAAGAGAATGGGGCGTAAATAGCAATAAATCGTGCGCGATGGAGCATCGCCAAATACAAGCATATGCTTTAGATGTTAGAGTACTTTCCTTAAAGTACTCTTCTCCTAGCCTCTCACTGTCAACGCAAAAATTCCAAACACTTGCCTACTTACGAACAATTACCTGTAATCTAAATAAAAATCTACGCATCCCAAGCCGTTTGAAAAAAACAGTTAATTAACAGGCTTAAATTATCGAGCTCTGGTAACAAAGTATTAACACACTTTTTATATAACAAATAATAAATATACTATTAAAACGATAACAGGAACCCCAATGTCCTTCCTCAAATTCTCTACAGGCGCTCTATGTCTATCACTTTGGATATCTATACCCAGCATCAGTAAAGCTGACACTTTTCACTGGCCCGATTACCAAGCAGAAGCAGCCACCAGTGAGCATCGTATTGATGAGCTTTATTACTTACAGCCCCATAACAGCTATGAGCGGCTAGAAAACGGTGAAACACTGACTGACTGGCTCGACAAAGGCTTTCGATCACTGGAAATCGATGTCGTAGATCACGGTGCCTGGCAGGGTAGCAGCCATGGGCCCTATGTTGCTCATGGACAAAACGACATCGGTAATCACATGTGCAATAGCAACGGAGATGATGATCGTCTGGAACACTGTCTGGACGATATCAAATCCTGGCTCTCCGTTAACACTATTGAAGCGCCAATAATACTGTATATCGATATGAAAACCAATTTAGATTGGTTTAACGCCTGGTATGCAGATGAAATTTATTTGCTTGACCAGTATATCCAACAAGAGCTGGGCGACCTCCAGTACAGCTACCAGGATATGCTTTCATATTTACAACAAATTTCTTCCTCAGAAAATTACCGTACCACGCTTAAAAGTACAGGATGGCCTAGCGTTGGCAACTTATTAAATAACGGCAAAAAAGTAATCGTTATTTTTACCGGAGGACAGTCAGGCAACGTCAATAATCGAATGGAATCCGCATTAGACTCTTACGAGATGAGCGCATTTTTATGTCCTGATATAGATACCGCAGATCCAGAAGAATTTACCGGCTCCATTGATTCAATAGACAGCAGTAGTTCGCAAAGAATATTTTGCGGCAATGTCCAGGCTGGCGATCATTACCAGATAACAGCCAACGCAGCCGCTGAAACCAAACAGCTGATGCACCTATGGGATAGTTCTGGCGATTTTAGCAATACCGACTACGGCTACATATTTACAGCAATCGCACATGGTGCCACTGCAATTGGGATAGATCCTGATACAGTCGCAACCACCCCCAATTATACTGGCACGGCAATTCCTTTTGTAGGAGTAAGGAGAAGTCTTCCCGGCTATTTGAGAATCCGTTCTGCGTCAAATGCTGACTTGTGCATGACCGTCTCCCAGGGCTATAGCAATGGCTCAAACCTAAATATGAACAACTGTGGCTCCGGCAATGAACAGCAGTTTGTTTACACTGCTGAAGGCCAACTCCGCCCTAAGGGTAATAATAAATACTGTGTTGACTTCAACACTGGCTCTGCTGATAACGGCGATAAAATGCACCTGTGGGATTGTGACGGCGGCAATTCGGAAAAATGGCAAATCCAGGAAAGTGGAATCATCCAGAATCGCGATAAGAACTGGACCTACTGTATAGACGCACCGGGTAGTTCAGCCGACGTAGGTGAGCGTCTTCAGGTTTACAAATGTGATGAAAGCGATAAGAGCCAACAGTTTGCTTTAGAAACAGTCAATGATTGGGAGCAGAGTAGTTTTTAACTACAGGCTTCAACAAAAAAGGGCATCGTGATAGATGCCCTTTTATTCAACTCAAATACA
This DNA window, taken from Microbulbifer sp. VAAF005, encodes the following:
- a CDS encoding class II 3-deoxy-7-phosphoheptulonate synthase, giving the protein MEVELGVPVPESPTQIWTPQSWRNFTAHQQPQYTSAEDVAQVAKQLSGHPPLVFAAEARELRRQLAQVAEGKAFLLQGGDCAESFADFNANRIRDTFKVLLQMAVVLTFAGNLPVVKVARMAGQYAKPRSANTETVNGVELPSYRGDIINGIDFTAEARIPDPQRMVTAYNQSAATLNLLRAFAQGGLADLHQVHKWNLSFLKNNPQREKYAQLAERLQEALEFMAVCGVTSENTPAIRETVLYTSHEALLLEYEQALTRTDSLTGKWYDCSAHMLWIGERTRQLDGAHVEFLSGVCNPIGVKVGPNMQPDELLRLIDKLNPENDAGRLTLITRMGADTLGEKLPALVRAVQAEGRSVVWSTDPMHGNTVKAGNGYKTRDFDKILREIREFFSVHWAEGSHPGGIHLEMTGQHVTECTGGAWKISESDLASCYRTQCDPRLNADQVLELAFCVSEWLRAGRIS
- a CDS encoding amino acid aminotransferase, producing the protein MFEHLNSLPPDPILGLLASYRADENPSKIDLGVGVYKDEAGHTAVLQAVKEAETRLLQGEETKAYIGPAGTPGFSTAMQELVLGAGHPALVGGRVRSAQTPGGCGALRVLAELINRAKAGAIVWVSDPTWANHVPLLGNAGLQIKSYPYYDRATSSLQFDKMVETLKDVGEGDVVLFHACCHNPCGADLSREQWKVLAEMAQKQGFTPFIDMAYQGFGESLEDDAYGLRLMAESVPEMLVAASCSKNFGLYRERVGLAMVIYANGEAADKGHSQMLSAIRGNYSMPPSHGAAIVESILTDAGLKANWEAELTEMRERINGLRAGLVEGLAAAGAAGEFGFIRQQKGMFSFLGINPEQVQQLQKDYSIYMVDSSRISIAGLSSNNMEYFCKAVASVL
- a CDS encoding MarR family transcriptional regulator codes for the protein MTIEQNTRPTVVENDELRLEKFLPYRLSVLSNRVSNAIAQAYGARFHLTIPAWRVMAILGRFPDLSAAELVEQTAMDKVAISRAVSSLLKNDYITRSEDPGDRRRQVLNLSELGRDIYARIVPLAHQYENDLMASLSTEEREQLDSIIDKLMVRAKEWSERGLVDE
- a CDS encoding homogentisate 1,2-dioxygenase, which translates into the protein MKQWISFPRTEGNTSRQAHADFPPNSFEREMGKEGFFGPCTHFYHRHPPTGWSQFEGPLRPHAFDATQMKHKGTSPWDQKPILRNQDSQVALWTCREPMDHLVRNADGDQLLFIHNGSGDLFCDFGHLSIRDGDYILLPRGTLWRLTPTEDEPLELLMVEAIGSHFQLPEKGILGPNAIFDQAMLDVPRIDKAFLDQQGDDEWRVVVKARQQLSTITYPFNPLDACGWTGDNLTVRINWRDIRPLMSHRYHLPPSAHTTFVAQGFVVATFVPRPIESDPGALKVPFFHNNDDFDELIFYHRGDFFSRDNIHPGMLTLHPMGFTHGPHPKAFATGARHARKETDEVAVMIDSRTPWDILPDAHAVELTDYVNSWKPK
- the maiA gene encoding maleylacetoacetate isomerase, with protein sequence MDLYGYFRSSASYRVRIGLNLKGLEYEYHPVNLLKGDQHGDDYRTLNPHGLLPTLNDGETSLTQSLAILEWLDETHPEPALLPKAPEARAHIRALAQSIASDIQPIQNLRVLQYLQAELKVSDEQKTQWIQHWIHLGFSALEKQLRPSPFAAGDNPGLFECCLLPQVYSAERFGLDMTQYPKIQKITDACNELPAFIKAHPSEQPDCIV
- a CDS encoding 2TM domain-containing protein; amino-acid sequence: MNSQDQISPKEKEVIKHVKKLKSFYQHLITYLLVISGLVIANLILAPGYLWSLWAAFGWGIGLASHAISTFNLFNFFGEDWERKQIDKRMGRK
- a CDS encoding ricin-type beta-trefoil lectin domain protein, whose translation is MSFLKFSTGALCLSLWISIPSISKADTFHWPDYQAEAATSEHRIDELYYLQPHNSYERLENGETLTDWLDKGFRSLEIDVVDHGAWQGSSHGPYVAHGQNDIGNHMCNSNGDDDRLEHCLDDIKSWLSVNTIEAPIILYIDMKTNLDWFNAWYADEIYLLDQYIQQELGDLQYSYQDMLSYLQQISSSENYRTTLKSTGWPSVGNLLNNGKKVIVIFTGGQSGNVNNRMESALDSYEMSAFLCPDIDTADPEEFTGSIDSIDSSSSQRIFCGNVQAGDHYQITANAAAETKQLMHLWDSSGDFSNTDYGYIFTAIAHGATAIGIDPDTVATTPNYTGTAIPFVGVRRSLPGYLRIRSASNADLCMTVSQGYSNGSNLNMNNCGSGNEQQFVYTAEGQLRPKGNNKYCVDFNTGSADNGDKMHLWDCDGGNSEKWQIQESGIIQNRDKNWTYCIDAPGSSADVGERLQVYKCDESDKSQQFALETVNDWEQSSF